The following coding sequences are from one Photobacterium angustum window:
- a CDS encoding NADP-dependent oxidoreductase, with translation MTTTNRQLLLASRPVGAPTPENFHLTETTIPSPQQGELLLKAVYLSLDPYMRGRMSDKKSYAEPVGINEVMVGGTVCQVTASHHPDYQVGEWVLAYSGWQDYAVSNGEGLIKLGMNPTHPSYALGVMGMPGFTAYMGLLDIGQPKQGDTIVVAAATGAVGSMVGQIGKIKGCRVVGIAGGNEKCQYAKETLGFDECIDHHAADFAQQLADACTDGIDIYYENVGGKVFDAVLPLLNTGARIPLCGLISQYNATSLPDGPDRMNMLMGQLLVKRIKMQGFIIFDDYAHRYDEFAQQMSQWLAEGKIHYREDRVEGLEQAPQAFIGLLEGKNFGKVVVKVS, from the coding sequence ATGACAACCACTAATCGCCAACTACTATTAGCCTCTCGTCCTGTAGGCGCACCAACCCCTGAAAATTTTCATTTAACAGAAACAACGATCCCAAGCCCGCAACAAGGCGAGTTACTACTTAAAGCCGTTTATCTCTCACTCGACCCTTATATGCGTGGACGTATGAGTGATAAAAAATCCTATGCTGAGCCTGTCGGTATTAATGAAGTGATGGTCGGTGGCACGGTATGCCAAGTAACCGCTTCTCACCACCCTGACTATCAAGTGGGTGAATGGGTATTAGCGTATTCAGGTTGGCAAGATTATGCCGTTTCAAATGGTGAAGGATTAATAAAGTTAGGAATGAACCCCACTCACCCATCCTATGCATTAGGGGTAATGGGTATGCCTGGCTTTACCGCATACATGGGGCTACTCGATATAGGTCAACCAAAGCAAGGTGACACTATCGTTGTTGCTGCAGCAACTGGCGCAGTAGGCTCTATGGTTGGTCAAATTGGTAAGATAAAAGGCTGTCGTGTTGTTGGTATCGCAGGTGGTAACGAAAAATGCCAATACGCAAAAGAGACATTAGGATTTGATGAATGTATTGATCACCATGCTGCTGACTTTGCTCAACAATTAGCAGATGCATGTACCGATGGCATTGATATTTATTATGAAAATGTTGGCGGTAAAGTCTTTGATGCAGTGCTTCCTCTACTTAATACAGGCGCACGAATTCCGCTTTGTGGCTTGATCTCTCAATACAATGCAACATCGCTTCCAGACGGCCCAGATCGTATGAATATGTTAATGGGACAACTACTGGTTAAGCGTATCAAGATGCAAGGTTTCATTATCTTTGACGATTATGCTCACCGTTATGACGAATTTGCACAACAAATGTCGCAATGGCTTGCTGAAGGAAAAATTCATTACCGTGAAGATAGAGTCGAAGGCCTAGAGCAAGCTCCACAAGCTTTCATCGGCTTACTTGAAGGTAAAAAC
- a CDS encoding adhesion domain-containing protein — protein MGKLTFSLSPLMINENASESVDENGITWGTEQWKRASESCEKIGKTLATEEQLITLVKRIGSPTLGYGWPALRANYWTSTTAGESNQHISKNLYVGGGSYEEDDTVHNFSACVTNAS, from the coding sequence ATGGGGAAACTCACATTTAGCTTATCTCCATTAATGATTAATGAGAATGCAAGTGAATCTGTTGATGAAAATGGAATTACTTGGGGAACTGAACAATGGAAAAGAGCCAGTGAAAGCTGTGAAAAAATAGGAAAAACATTAGCAACTGAAGAGCAATTAATCACATTAGTAAAGAGAATTGGTAGCCCTACACTAGGCTATGGTTGGCCTGCACTAAGGGCTAACTATTGGACAAGTACTACTGCAGGTGAGAGCAACCAACATATTAGCAAAAACCTATATGTCGGTGGTGGTAGCTATGAAGAAGATGACACAGTACATAACTTTAGTGCCTGTGTAACAAACGCTTCTTAA
- a CDS encoding YbhB/YbcL family Raf kinase inhibitor-like protein, with amino-acid sequence MKLKQVVAAVLLAVPAFMSQAMVLTSHDITNDKTLQNQQLFNQWGCNGKNVSPQLTWKDVPAGTKSFAVTMYDPDAPTGSGWWHWSVINIPADVHSLAAGAGAVGGKALPKGASMVTNDFGFKGFGGACPPPNAKPHNYEITVYALNTANIKLPENASPALAGYNILAHVIGKAELIAPTNAR; translated from the coding sequence ATGAAACTCAAACAAGTAGTCGCAGCCGTACTTCTAGCGGTTCCTGCATTTATGTCACAAGCGATGGTACTAACTAGCCACGATATTACCAATGATAAAACATTACAAAATCAGCAATTGTTTAATCAATGGGGCTGTAATGGTAAGAATGTATCGCCACAATTAACATGGAAAGATGTTCCTGCTGGGACAAAAAGCTTCGCTGTTACTATGTATGATCCCGATGCGCCAACAGGAAGTGGCTGGTGGCATTGGAGTGTTATTAACATTCCTGCAGATGTGCATAGTTTAGCTGCGGGTGCGGGTGCTGTTGGTGGAAAAGCGTTGCCGAAAGGCGCAAGTATGGTAACCAATGATTTTGGCTTTAAAGGTTTTGGTGGTGCATGTCCTCCACCAAATGCGAAACCACATAATTATGAAATTACAGTGTATGCATTAAATACAGCAAATATTAAATTACCTGAGAATGCATCACCAGCACTAGCAGGTTATAACATCCTCGCTCATGTTATTGGTAAAGCAGAGCTTATTGCACCAACAAATGCACGCTAA
- a CDS encoding TetR/AcrR family transcriptional regulator, with translation MNEKTIDTRQHILNVGYQLVVTKGFTSVGLSQLLSAAEVPKGSFYHYFKSKEQFGEALIHSYFHHYLQRVAQVLKSEQGTGFEQLSEYFKLWIKVENGICNANKCLVVKLSAEVSDLSEPMREALKQGADSVVALIANTIERGIKDGSIANCDSHVTAQTLYNLWLGASLLNKLSHDLSGLQQALTTTQTLLLPK, from the coding sequence ATGAACGAAAAAACAATTGATACACGGCAGCACATTCTTAATGTTGGTTACCAGCTAGTGGTCACGAAAGGATTTACGAGTGTTGGTTTATCACAATTATTAAGTGCGGCAGAAGTACCTAAAGGCTCTTTTTACCATTATTTCAAATCTAAAGAGCAATTTGGTGAAGCATTGATCCACTCTTATTTTCATCATTATTTACAACGTGTCGCTCAGGTATTAAAAAGCGAGCAAGGCACAGGCTTTGAACAACTCAGTGAGTATTTCAAGCTATGGATCAAAGTTGAAAACGGCATCTGTAATGCCAATAAATGTTTGGTGGTAAAGCTCAGTGCAGAAGTATCCGATCTCTCCGAGCCTATGCGAGAAGCATTAAAGCAAGGAGCAGATAGTGTTGTCGCTTTAATCGCTAATACAATAGAAAGAGGAATAAAAGATGGCTCAATCGCTAACTGCGACAGCCATGTAACCGCTCAAACTCTTTATAATTTATGGCTTGGAGCAAGTTTACTCAACAAACTGAGTCACGATTTATCAGGATTACAGCAAGCATTAACAACAACACAAACACTACTGCTCCCAAAATAA
- a CDS encoding H-NS family nucleoid-associated regulatory protein — protein MIDILLNLRSLRAQAREMSVVDLQEGLQKFTQVVEERREEEEAANAINKEQEAKLQKYRDMLEAEGITAEELVALLGDAPKAKKKRAARPAKYKFADENGEEKTWTGQGRTPKALQQLLDNGAQLSEFEI, from the coding sequence ATGATTGATATTCTTTTAAACCTTCGTTCACTACGTGCACAAGCACGTGAAATGTCAGTTGTAGACCTTCAAGAAGGCCTACAGAAATTCACTCAAGTTGTTGAAGAGCGACGTGAGGAAGAAGAAGCAGCAAATGCTATAAACAAAGAGCAAGAAGCTAAGCTTCAAAAATACCGTGACATGCTTGAAGCTGAAGGTATTACTGCAGAAGAGCTTGTTGCACTTTTAGGTGATGCACCAAAAGCAAAGAAAAAACGTGCTGCTCGTCCAGCTAAATATAAGTTTGCTGATGAAAACGGCGAAGAAAAAACATGGACAGGCCAAGGCCGCACTCCAAAAGCACTGCAACAACTGCTAGATAATGGCGCACAACTTTCTGAGTTCGAAATTTAA
- a CDS encoding LysR substrate-binding domain-containing protein yields MRVIPPIKAIIYFEAAARLQSFKLAAEELCVTPSAVSHQINTLEDFIEQKLFQRHNRSITLTNAGLRYFSRTTIILNELEQATTDLGISKNQKLTIAIPPSLLNKWLLPLLNIRQLSQQGISLNFIDTLETLDFGKENIDIAIRYGLEPPEHHEYDVLFKEKMVAVCTPDYIPSSKVKLTEQLLSEITLIETTNRLIQWDLVLHNMKIKPNKNQSKIFFQNSIQAIEAACNGLGIAFVNRILVQKQLNDGTLVERLNIVYINDKMPTYYLVCPQENKNNPSTALLYNSMLQLSKIK; encoded by the coding sequence ATGCGGGTCATCCCACCAATAAAAGCCATTATCTATTTTGAAGCCGCAGCAAGACTACAAAGTTTTAAACTAGCCGCAGAAGAATTATGTGTAACACCTAGTGCTGTAAGTCATCAGATAAACACACTTGAAGATTTTATCGAACAAAAACTATTTCAGCGACATAACCGCAGTATTACTCTGACTAATGCAGGTCTTCGCTACTTTAGTCGCACAACTATTATTTTAAATGAGCTAGAACAAGCGACGACCGATCTAGGTATCTCTAAAAATCAAAAGTTAACCATCGCGATACCACCATCATTATTAAATAAATGGCTTTTACCACTTCTTAATATACGACAGTTATCTCAGCAAGGGATCTCGCTTAACTTTATTGATACATTAGAAACGCTCGATTTTGGTAAAGAGAATATAGATATTGCAATTCGATATGGATTAGAACCACCAGAGCACCATGAATATGATGTCTTATTTAAAGAAAAGATGGTTGCAGTTTGTACCCCTGATTATATTCCTTCATCTAAAGTAAAACTCACTGAGCAACTACTCAGTGAAATCACATTGATAGAAACGACTAATCGTCTAATTCAATGGGATCTTGTTCTACACAACATGAAGATCAAACCGAACAAAAATCAGAGCAAAATTTTTTTCCAGAATTCAATTCAAGCCATAGAGGCGGCTTGTAACGGTTTAGGCATTGCTTTTGTTAATAGAATCTTAGTCCAAAAGCAACTCAATGATGGTACCTTGGTTGAGCGACTCAATATCGTTTACATTAACGATAAAATGCCAACGTATTATCTCGTATGTCCTCAAGAAAATAAAAATAATCCATCAACAGCTTTATTATACAATTCGATGTTACAACTATCTAAAATCAAATAA
- the ald gene encoding alanine dehydrogenase gives MIIGVPKEIKPHEYRVGMTPTAVKELTAYGHHVYIETLAGTGVGFNDQDYIDAGGLISPTAEHVFSVAEMIIKVKEPQISERKLLRKGQVLFTYLHLAPDLAQAKDLIKSKAICIAYETVTDHHNKLPLLAPMSEVAGRMSIQAGAFSLEKSRGGQGLLLGGVPGVNAANVVIIGGGVVGSNAAQMAIGLKANVTIIDRDINVLRQLDIQFDGKINTVYATNTAIEDHVIKADLVIGGVLIAGAAAPKLITKAMIEKMKSGSAIVDVAIDQGGCVETSHPTTHDDPTYIIDDVVHYCVANMPGAVARTSTVALNNATLPYIVALANKGYKQALLDDKHLRNGLNIYQGDITCKNVALSLDLPYVEAEKKLNE, from the coding sequence ATGATTATTGGTGTACCTAAAGAGATCAAGCCCCACGAGTATCGTGTTGGTATGACACCTACCGCAGTAAAAGAGCTCACAGCCTATGGGCATCATGTCTATATTGAAACCCTAGCAGGTACTGGTGTTGGCTTTAACGACCAAGATTATATTGACGCTGGCGGCTTAATTTCGCCAACTGCTGAGCATGTTTTCTCTGTTGCTGAAATGATCATTAAAGTAAAAGAACCCCAAATTAGTGAGCGTAAACTATTACGTAAGGGACAAGTTCTTTTTACTTACCTTCATTTAGCCCCCGATCTCGCACAAGCTAAAGACTTAATCAAATCTAAAGCTATTTGTATTGCTTATGAAACAGTCACTGATCATCACAATAAACTTCCCCTACTTGCTCCGATGTCTGAAGTTGCTGGAAGAATGTCTATTCAAGCAGGAGCATTTTCATTAGAAAAATCACGTGGTGGTCAAGGTCTTTTATTAGGTGGCGTTCCCGGTGTTAATGCGGCAAATGTTGTGATCATTGGTGGAGGCGTCGTCGGCAGTAACGCTGCTCAAATGGCTATTGGCTTGAAAGCTAATGTTACTATTATCGACCGTGATATCAATGTATTACGCCAATTAGACATACAATTTGATGGTAAAATAAATACGGTCTATGCGACTAATACAGCAATAGAAGATCATGTAATCAAAGCAGATCTTGTTATTGGAGGTGTACTTATTGCAGGCGCTGCGGCACCTAAACTAATCACAAAAGCAATGATAGAAAAAATGAAGTCTGGATCTGCTATTGTTGATGTTGCTATTGATCAAGGTGGCTGTGTAGAAACATCACATCCAACAACACATGATGATCCCACTTATATTATTGATGATGTTGTACATTATTGTGTTGCCAATATGCCAGGCGCCGTTGCCCGTACTTCAACCGTTGCTTTAAATAACGCAACACTGCCTTATATTGTTGCATTAGCAAATAAGGGCTATAAACAAGCACTTCTCGATGATAAACATCTACGTAATGGACTCAATATCTATCAGGGCGATATCACCTGTAAGAACGTTGCACTATCACTTGATCTCCCTTATGTAGAAGCAGAGAAAAAGCTGAATGAATAA
- a CDS encoding HD domain-containing protein has protein sequence MHLKTLESILMTKLELLNSADAAHDKAHVLRVVKVAKQLAKQEQARLNITLAAAYLHDCVAVAKNDPRRKQASILAANKAIEFLSEKKLLVEHHDEIHHAIVAHSFSADIKPLTLEAKIVQDADRLDALGAIGLTRCIQVGTSLGRPLYALDDPFCQKRQPDDTTYTLDHFYIKLLGLADTMQTDAAKIEAVKRIEFMKSYLLQLESEIG, from the coding sequence ATGCATCTCAAGACATTAGAATCAATATTAATGACAAAGCTTGAGCTGTTAAATAGTGCAGATGCAGCGCATGATAAAGCGCATGTTTTACGTGTGGTGAAAGTAGCAAAACAGCTTGCTAAGCAAGAGCAAGCACGATTAAACATTACTCTTGCTGCGGCCTATTTACATGACTGTGTTGCCGTTGCTAAAAATGACCCTCGAAGAAAACAAGCTTCAATACTTGCTGCTAATAAAGCGATCGAATTTTTATCAGAAAAAAAGTTACTAGTTGAACATCATGATGAGATTCATCATGCGATTGTGGCGCATAGCTTTAGTGCTGATATTAAGCCGTTAACATTGGAAGCAAAAATTGTTCAAGATGCTGATAGATTAGATGCACTTGGCGCGATAGGTTTAACACGGTGTATTCAGGTTGGCACATCTTTAGGTCGACCATTGTATGCCCTTGACGATCCTTTCTGTCAAAAACGGCAACCTGACGATACGACATATACCCTAGATCACTTTTATATTAAGTTACTCGGTTTAGCTGACACCATGCAAACAGATGCTGCGAAGATTGAAGCGGTTAAACGGATTGAGTTTATGAAAAGTTATCTCTTGCAGTTAGAGTCAGAGATAGGGTGA
- the rpoS gene encoding RNA polymerase sigma factor RpoS, producing METTSFEVDVVRLYLNDISNKPLLNKDDEIQYSRKSLTGDLASKKILIESNLRLVVSIAKKYRASNLSLSDLIDEGNIGLMTAVEKFDPEKGFRFSTYASWWIKQTIERAIHNQNRTIRLPVHISKEINTLLRTHRELMKLNNNEPTHEDIAQALNKESKEISALFSNEVNVVSLDQTIGDTENSHTIAYLVADEQITSPSAEVDNDDMVKITNLILNGINARDREIICRRFGLMGYEPHTLQEVADAVGLTRERIRQLQIKSLSSLKRSLARENYDLDILFSNMA from the coding sequence ATGGAAACGACAAGTTTTGAGGTGGATGTAGTACGGCTATACCTTAATGATATTTCAAATAAGCCTTTACTTAATAAAGATGATGAAATTCAATATAGCCGTAAGTCTTTAACTGGTGATCTTGCTTCAAAAAAAATCCTTATTGAATCTAATTTAAGACTTGTCGTTAGCATTGCAAAAAAATATCGGGCTTCTAATCTCTCATTAAGTGATCTTATCGATGAAGGTAATATTGGTTTAATGACTGCCGTTGAAAAATTCGATCCAGAAAAAGGGTTTCGTTTCTCCACCTATGCTTCATGGTGGATTAAACAAACCATTGAACGAGCTATTCACAATCAAAATAGAACCATCCGTTTACCAGTTCATATCTCAAAAGAAATCAATACATTACTTCGTACTCATCGTGAGCTAATGAAGCTAAATAATAATGAACCCACTCACGAAGATATTGCGCAAGCACTCAACAAAGAAAGTAAAGAAATATCAGCCCTGTTCTCTAATGAAGTTAATGTCGTTTCACTCGATCAAACCATTGGTGATACCGAAAACTCGCATACCATTGCTTATTTAGTGGCGGATGAACAAATAACATCACCGAGTGCGGAAGTCGATAATGACGATATGGTAAAAATCACGAACTTGATACTAAATGGTATTAATGCAAGAGATAGAGAGATCATCTGTCGTCGTTTTGGTCTGATGGGCTACGAGCCTCATACATTACAAGAAGTTGCCGATGCTGTTGGATTAACAAGAGAGCGCATACGTCAACTTCAAATAAAATCCTTAAGTAGTTTAAAACGTTCACTGGCACGAGAAAATTATGATTTAGATATCTTATTCTCGAATATGGCTTAA